The Halomicronema hongdechloris C2206 genome includes a window with the following:
- the rpsQ gene encoding 30S ribosomal protein S17, protein MAVKERVGLVVSDKMQKTVVVAVESRRPHPKYGKIMVQTRRYKVHDEENSCHVGDRVRIRETRPLSRSKRWVVADILSRASAI, encoded by the coding sequence ATGGCAGTGAAGGAACGGGTCGGCCTTGTCGTTAGCGACAAGATGCAAAAGACGGTGGTGGTGGCGGTCGAGAGTCGCCGTCCCCATCCTAAGTACGGCAAGATCATGGTTCAAACCAGGCGATACAAGGTTCACGATGAGGAAAACTCCTGTCATGTAGGTGATCGAGTACGTATTCGAGAGACGCGACCTCTCAGCCGCAGTAAGCGCTGGGTAGTGGCTGATATCCTCAGTCGGGCGTCTGCAATTTGA
- the rpmC gene encoding 50S ribosomal protein L29, translated as MPLPSVEDARQLNDQELADAIVATKRQLFDLRFQKATRQLEREVHQFKHTRHRLAQLMTVQRERQLAALQQDSAANDQINQTDSE; from the coding sequence ATGCCATTGCCTAGTGTTGAGGATGCTCGTCAGCTCAATGATCAGGAACTGGCTGATGCGATCGTTGCGACTAAGCGTCAGTTGTTTGATCTGCGCTTCCAAAAAGCGACTCGTCAACTAGAGCGAGAAGTGCATCAGTTCAAACATACTCGCCATCGGTTGGCTCAGCTGATGACTGTGCAACGAGAGCGACAGTTGGCTGCTCTGCAGCAGGATTCGGCAGCCAATGACCAAATAAACCAGACAGATAGCGAGTAG